The following coding sequences are from one Macaca mulatta isolate MMU2019108-1 chromosome 7, T2T-MMU8v2.0, whole genome shotgun sequence window:
- the FAH gene encoding fumarylacetoacetase, with translation MSFIPVAEDSDFPIHNLPYGVFSTRGDPRLRIGVAIGDQILDLSVIKHLFTGPVLSKHQDVFNQPVLNSFMGLGQAAWKEARVFLQNLLSVSQARLRDDTELRKRAFISQASAMMHLPATIGDYTDFYSSRQHATNVGIMFRDKENALMPNWLHLPVGYHGRASSIVVSGTPIRRPMGQMKPDDSKPPVYGACKLLDMELEMAFFVGPGNRLGEPIPISKAHEHIFGMVLMNDWSARDIQKWEYVPLGPFLGKSFGTTISPWVVPMDALMPFAVPNPKQDPRPLPYLCHDRPYTFDINLSVALKGEGMSQAATICKSNSKYMYWTMLQQLTHHSVNGCNLRPGDLLATGTISGPEPESFGSMLELSWKGTKPISLGNGQTRKFLLDGDEVIITGYCQGDGYRIGFGQCAGKVLPALLPS, from the exons ATGTCCTTCATCCCGGTGGCCGAGGATTCCGACTTCCCCATCCACAACCTGCCCTACGGCGTCTTCTCCACCAGAGGCGAC CCAAGACTGAGGATAGGCGTGGCCATTGGTGACCAGATCCTGGACCTCAGCGTCATCAAGCACCTGTTTACTGGGCCTGTCCTCTCCAAACACCAGGATGTCTTCAATCAG CCTGTGCTCAACAGCTTCATGGGCCTGGGTCAGGCTGCCTGGAAGGAGGCGAGAGTGTTCTTGCAGAACTTGCTGTCTGTGAGCCAAGCCAGACTCAGAGATGACACTGAACTTCGGAAGCG TGCATTCATCTCCCAGGCTTCTGCCATGATGCACCTTCCAGCCACCATAG GAGACTACACAGACTTCTATTCCTCTCGGCAGCATGCTACCAATGTCGGAATCATGTTCAGGGACAAGGAGAATGCATTGATGCCAAATTG GCTGCACTTACCAGTGGGCTACCATGGCCGTGCCTCCTCCATCGTGGTGTCTGGTACCCCAATCCGAAGGCCTATGGGGCAGATGAAACCTGATGACT CTAAGCCTCCTGTGTATGGTGCCTGCAAGCTCTTGGACATGGAACTGGAAATG GCTTTTTTTGTAGGCCCTGGAAACAGATTGGGAGAGCCGATCCCCATTTCCAAGGCCCATGAGCACATTTTTGGGATGGTCCTTATGAACGACTGGAGTG CACGAGACATTCAGAAGTGGGAATATGTCCCTCTCGGGCCATTCCTTGGGAAGAGTTTTGGGACCACCATCTCTCCGTGGGTGGTGCCCATGGATGCTCTCATGCCCTTTGCTGTGCCCAACCCGAAGCAG GACCCCAGGCCTCTGCCGTATCTCTGCCATGATCGGCCCTACACATTTGACATCAACCTCTCTGTTGCCCTGAAAG GAGAAGGAATGAGCCAGGCGGCTACCATATGCAAGTCCAATTCTAAG TATATGTACTGGACGATGCTGCAGCAGCTTACTCACCACTCTGTCAATGGCTGCAACCTGCGGCCGGGGGACCTCTTGGCTACTGGGACCATCAGTGGGCCG GAGCCAGAAAGCTTCGGCTCCATGCTGGAATTGTCGTGGAAGGGAACGAAGCCCATCAGCCTGGGGAATGGTCAGACCAGGAAGTTTCTGCTGGACGGGGATGAAGTCATCATAACAG GGTACTGCCAGGGGGATGGTTACCGCATCGGCTTTGGCCAGTGTGCTGGAAAAGTGCTGCCTGCTCTCTTGCCATCATGA
- the FAH gene encoding fumarylacetoacetase isoform X2: protein MSFIPVAEDSDFPIHNLPYGVFSTRGDPRLRIGVAIGDQILDLSVIKHLFTGPVLSKHQDVFNQPVLNSFMGLGQAAWKEARVFLQNLLSVSQARLRDDTELRKRAFISQASAMMHLPATIGDYTDFYSSRQHATNVGIMFRDKENALMPNWLHLPVGYHGRASSIVVSGTPIRRPMGQMKPDDSKPPVYGACKLLDMELEMAFFVGPGNRLGEPIPISKAHEHIFGMVLMNDWSARDIQKWEYVPLGPFLGKSFGTTISPWVVPMDALMPFAVPNPKQDPRPLPYLCHDRPYTFDINLSVALKGEGMSQAATICKSNSKYMYWTMLQQLTHHSVNGCNLRPGDLLATGTISGPEPESFGSMLELSWKGTKPISLGNGQTRKFLLDGDEVIITGEGCQTQQLIFLLARPQQLCD, encoded by the exons ATGTCCTTCATCCCGGTGGCCGAGGATTCCGACTTCCCCATCCACAACCTGCCCTACGGCGTCTTCTCCACCAGAGGCGAC CCAAGACTGAGGATAGGCGTGGCCATTGGTGACCAGATCCTGGACCTCAGCGTCATCAAGCACCTGTTTACTGGGCCTGTCCTCTCCAAACACCAGGATGTCTTCAATCAG CCTGTGCTCAACAGCTTCATGGGCCTGGGTCAGGCTGCCTGGAAGGAGGCGAGAGTGTTCTTGCAGAACTTGCTGTCTGTGAGCCAAGCCAGACTCAGAGATGACACTGAACTTCGGAAGCG TGCATTCATCTCCCAGGCTTCTGCCATGATGCACCTTCCAGCCACCATAG GAGACTACACAGACTTCTATTCCTCTCGGCAGCATGCTACCAATGTCGGAATCATGTTCAGGGACAAGGAGAATGCATTGATGCCAAATTG GCTGCACTTACCAGTGGGCTACCATGGCCGTGCCTCCTCCATCGTGGTGTCTGGTACCCCAATCCGAAGGCCTATGGGGCAGATGAAACCTGATGACT CTAAGCCTCCTGTGTATGGTGCCTGCAAGCTCTTGGACATGGAACTGGAAATG GCTTTTTTTGTAGGCCCTGGAAACAGATTGGGAGAGCCGATCCCCATTTCCAAGGCCCATGAGCACATTTTTGGGATGGTCCTTATGAACGACTGGAGTG CACGAGACATTCAGAAGTGGGAATATGTCCCTCTCGGGCCATTCCTTGGGAAGAGTTTTGGGACCACCATCTCTCCGTGGGTGGTGCCCATGGATGCTCTCATGCCCTTTGCTGTGCCCAACCCGAAGCAG GACCCCAGGCCTCTGCCGTATCTCTGCCATGATCGGCCCTACACATTTGACATCAACCTCTCTGTTGCCCTGAAAG GAGAAGGAATGAGCCAGGCGGCTACCATATGCAAGTCCAATTCTAAG TATATGTACTGGACGATGCTGCAGCAGCTTACTCACCACTCTGTCAATGGCTGCAACCTGCGGCCGGGGGACCTCTTGGCTACTGGGACCATCAGTGGGCCG GAGCCAGAAAGCTTCGGCTCCATGCTGGAATTGTCGTGGAAGGGAACGAAGCCCATCAGCCTGGGGAATGGTCAGACCAGGAAGTTTCTGCTGGACGGGGATGAAGTCATCATAACAGGTGAGGGCTGCCAAACCCAGCAGCTCATCTTTCTCCTTGCCCGCC CCCAGCAACTTTGTGACTGA
- the FAH gene encoding fumarylacetoacetase isoform X3: MGLGQAAWKEARVFLQNLLSVSQARLRDDTELRKRAFISQASAMMHLPATIGDYTDFYSSRQHATNVGIMFRDKENALMPNWLHLPVGYHGRASSIVVSGTPIRRPMGQMKPDDSKPPVYGACKLLDMELEMAFFVGPGNRLGEPIPISKAHEHIFGMVLMNDWSARDIQKWEYVPLGPFLGKSFGTTISPWVVPMDALMPFAVPNPKQDPRPLPYLCHDRPYTFDINLSVALKGEGMSQAATICKSNSKYMYWTMLQQLTHHSVNGCNLRPGDLLATGTISGPEPESFGSMLELSWKGTKPISLGNGQTRKFLLDGDEVIITGYCQGDGYRIGFGQCAGKVLPALLPS, encoded by the exons ATGGGCCTGGGTCAGGCTGCCTGGAAGGAGGCGAGAGTGTTCTTGCAGAACTTGCTGTCTGTGAGCCAAGCCAGACTCAGAGATGACACTGAACTTCGGAAGCG TGCATTCATCTCCCAGGCTTCTGCCATGATGCACCTTCCAGCCACCATAG GAGACTACACAGACTTCTATTCCTCTCGGCAGCATGCTACCAATGTCGGAATCATGTTCAGGGACAAGGAGAATGCATTGATGCCAAATTG GCTGCACTTACCAGTGGGCTACCATGGCCGTGCCTCCTCCATCGTGGTGTCTGGTACCCCAATCCGAAGGCCTATGGGGCAGATGAAACCTGATGACT CTAAGCCTCCTGTGTATGGTGCCTGCAAGCTCTTGGACATGGAACTGGAAATG GCTTTTTTTGTAGGCCCTGGAAACAGATTGGGAGAGCCGATCCCCATTTCCAAGGCCCATGAGCACATTTTTGGGATGGTCCTTATGAACGACTGGAGTG CACGAGACATTCAGAAGTGGGAATATGTCCCTCTCGGGCCATTCCTTGGGAAGAGTTTTGGGACCACCATCTCTCCGTGGGTGGTGCCCATGGATGCTCTCATGCCCTTTGCTGTGCCCAACCCGAAGCAG GACCCCAGGCCTCTGCCGTATCTCTGCCATGATCGGCCCTACACATTTGACATCAACCTCTCTGTTGCCCTGAAAG GAGAAGGAATGAGCCAGGCGGCTACCATATGCAAGTCCAATTCTAAG TATATGTACTGGACGATGCTGCAGCAGCTTACTCACCACTCTGTCAATGGCTGCAACCTGCGGCCGGGGGACCTCTTGGCTACTGGGACCATCAGTGGGCCG GAGCCAGAAAGCTTCGGCTCCATGCTGGAATTGTCGTGGAAGGGAACGAAGCCCATCAGCCTGGGGAATGGTCAGACCAGGAAGTTTCTGCTGGACGGGGATGAAGTCATCATAACAG GGTACTGCCAGGGGGATGGTTACCGCATCGGCTTTGGCCAGTGTGCTGGAAAAGTGCTGCCTGCTCTCTTGCCATCATGA